A window of the Desulfonatronum sp. SC1 genome harbors these coding sequences:
- a CDS encoding histidinol phosphate phosphatase domain-containing protein: MIDLHTHTLFSDGALLPGELARRAKAAGYQALAFTDHVDASNLFLVLENVGRVAVQGATYFGLDILLGVELTHVPPGLISRLADSARMNGAQLVVVHGETIVEPVEIGTNLAAIEAGVDILAHPGLITPEEAQLAAERGVHLEITTRKGHSLTNGHVAALARRFGAKLVINNDAHAPGDLISRDQRRRVALGAGLTQDEYLQAEANSWALVERGRRKGEG; the protein is encoded by the coding sequence ATGATTGATCTGCACACCCACACCCTGTTCAGCGACGGGGCTCTGCTGCCTGGTGAACTGGCCCGCCGGGCCAAGGCCGCCGGATACCAGGCCTTGGCCTTCACCGACCACGTTGATGCCAGCAATCTGTTTCTGGTTCTGGAAAACGTGGGCCGTGTGGCCGTCCAGGGCGCTACGTATTTTGGGCTGGACATCCTGCTGGGCGTGGAATTGACCCACGTTCCTCCAGGATTGATCTCCCGGTTGGCGGATTCGGCCCGGATGAACGGAGCCCAACTCGTGGTCGTTCACGGCGAAACCATTGTCGAGCCCGTGGAAATTGGCACGAATCTGGCGGCCATCGAGGCCGGAGTGGACATCCTGGCCCATCCCGGGCTGATCACCCCCGAGGAGGCCCAATTGGCCGCCGAGCGGGGCGTGCACCTCGAGATCACCACCCGCAAGGGCCACAGCCTGACCAACGGCCACGTGGCGGCCCTGGCCCGTCGCTTCGGCGCGAAACTGGTGATCAACAACGACGCCCACGCTCCCGGTGACCTGATCTCCCGCGACCAACGCCGTCGCGTCGCCCTGGGCGCCGGCTTGACCCAGGACGAATATCTGCAAGCCGAGGCCAATTCGTGGGCCTTGGTGGAGAGGGGAAGGCGGAAGGGAGAGGGGTGA
- a CDS encoding bifunctional nuclease family protein has protein sequence MIEMHIYGLALDEESQVPVLILKDKADKQVLPIWIGAMEAVAISMVLNDVRLPRPMTHDLLLQVIEALGGEVRNVDVVRLHDNTYFAEIEVLQGESLKRIDCRPSDAIALGLRAQVPIRVSEEVLAHIVEVRENRYQAVLKTEDAQQWNEILEKYTIDDTKYKM, from the coding sequence ATGATTGAAATGCACATTTACGGACTGGCCCTGGACGAGGAAAGTCAGGTTCCCGTGCTGATCCTCAAGGACAAGGCGGATAAACAGGTTCTGCCCATCTGGATCGGGGCCATGGAAGCCGTGGCCATCTCCATGGTTCTTAACGACGTGCGCCTGCCCCGACCCATGACCCACGACCTGTTGCTCCAGGTCATCGAGGCCCTGGGCGGCGAGGTGCGCAACGTGGACGTGGTCCGGCTGCACGACAATACGTATTTCGCGGAAATCGAAGTGCTTCAGGGAGAATCCTTGAAGCGGATCGATTGCCGGCCCTCGGACGCCATCGCCCTGGGCTTGCGGGCCCAGGTGCCGATCCGGGTCAGCGAGGAAGTCCTGGCCCATATCGTGGAGGTGCGCGAAAATCGCTACCAGGCGGTCCTGAAGACCGAAGACGCCCAGCAGTGGAATGAAATCCTGGAAAAATACACTATTGACGACACCAAGTACAAGATGTGA